The Drosophila nasuta strain 15112-1781.00 chromosome 2L, ASM2355853v1, whole genome shotgun sequence genome window below encodes:
- the LOC132795097 gene encoding UDP-glucosyltransferase 2-like, producing the protein MMSSKFQFLAFIAAVLINGTQSANILAVFSCPSPSHLIVEISMAKVLAENGHNVTVVTSMKPHVTHKNMHIIQVDLTEEENRSMKDTMAKLTARDNSDTLSALFRMRQQFEFMFNKNRDVMKDQRVKDLYENKDNKFDLVMIGYFLNNFQIGIAQKLKVPVVLASSMFQWEIFYSTLGNPREIAYVPNIGVFGKIGSTLTFSQRVFGLISFAIQRVFTYFLEKDNAALYYELYGDDPNMPPYEEINKNVSLVLFNTHGLSEGPIRPNMPGVIEVGGIQVKEQPDPLPKDIAEFLDNATDGAILLSLGSNIQGKFLKPETVQKMFNVLSKLKQRIIWKWEDLSKTPGKSANIMYSKWLPQDDILAHPKIVLFINHAGRGGITESQYHGKPMLSLPVFGDQPANADKVVFDEFGLSMSLLTLEEKPFRDNILEILENPKYTQNVKAFSQLFRDRPMTARQTVLYWVEYVLRYHGAPHLQSPLLHMSFITANNLDIFTILFVVLIVVVFVNALILRLVYRKLTGKSKKNENTKTNKLKTN; encoded by the exons ATGATGTCGTCGAAATTTCAGTTCTTGGCGTTCATCGCCGCCGTGTTAATTAATGGTACTCAGAGTGCAAATATTCTTGCTGTATTTAGTTGCCCCAGTCCCTCACATCTGATAGTGGAAATTTCAATGGCCAAGGTGCTGGCTGAGAATGGGCACAACGTGACAGTGGTTACATCTATGAAGCCTCATGTAACGCATAAGAATATGCATATTATTCAAGTGGATTTAACCGAAGAGGAGAATCGATCAATGAAGGACACAATGGCCAAACTGACGGCAAGAGATAACTCCGATACATTGTCAGCCTTATTTCGAATGcggcaacaatttgaattcatGTTTAACAAGAACAGAGATGTCATGAAGGATCAACGTGTAAAGGATCTCTACGAGAACAAGGACAACAAGTTTGACTTGGTGATGATTGGATATTTCCTGAATAACTTTCAGATCGGCATAGCACAAAAACTAAAGGTGCCCGTTGTGTTGGCATCTTCAATGTTTCAATGGGAAATATTTTACAGTACGTTAGGCAATCCAAGAGAGATTGCATACGTGCCAAATATTGGAGTATTTGGTAAAATTGGCAGCACTTTAACATTTTCACAGCGCGTTTTCGGCTTGATTTCATTTGCGATACAACGAGTATTCACCTATTTCCTGGAAAAAGATAATGCTGCGCTTTACTA TGAACTTTATGGAGATGATCCAAATATGCCACCATATGAGGAAATCAACAAGAATGTATCACTCGTTTTATTCAACACTCACGGCCTTAGCGAAGGTCCAATTAGGCCAAATATGCCGGGAGTTATTGAAGTTGGAGGTATTCAAGTTAAGGAACAACCTGATCCATTGCCCAAAGACATCGCCGAATTTCTGGATAATGCAACAGATGGCGCTATTCTTCTGAGTTTGGGATCCAATATTCAGGGCAAATTTTTAAAGCCCGAAACGGTGCAGAAGATGTTCAATGTTTTATCGAAACTCAAACAACGGATCATTTGGAAATGGGAGGATCTCAGCAAAACTCCTGGCAAATCTGCGAATATTATGTACTCCAAGTGGCTACCTCAGGATGATATTCTGGCTCATCCTAAGATTGTGCTCTTCATAAACCATGCTGGACGTGGCGGCATTACAGAGTCACAGTATCACGGAAAACCAATGTTATCTCTACCGGTCTTTGGAGATCAGCCCGCAAATGCTGATAAAGTTGTATTTGATGAATTCGGCCTCAGCATGAGTTTGTTAACACTGGAGGAGAAGCCTTTCCGCGATAACATTTTAGAAATCTTGGAGAACCCAAAGTATACACAAAATGTTAAAGCCTTTTCCCAACTGTTTCGAGATCGTCCGATGACTGCAAGGCAGACAGTGCTCTACTGGGTCGAATATGTACTACGCTATCATGGCGCACCTCATCTACAGAGCCCTCTTCTACATATGAGCTTCATAACAGCGAACAACTTGGACATTTTCACCATATTATTTGTAGTTTTGatagttgttgtatttgtcaaTGCGCTTATTTTACGTTTGGTTTACAGAAAGCTAACAGGGAAAtcaaaaaagaatgaaaatactaaaaccaacaaattaaaaaccaattaA
- the LOC132792006 gene encoding UDP-glucosyltransferase 2-like, translating into MSSYAVFLMLLGAILVSGAQGANILGIFSCPSPSHLIVEMSMAKVLAENGHNVTVVTTLKPVVTHKNIKVIELPPSDEEQDAWNKIMGSMIQTDNTDAGTALLRMRSQLKSMFDKNRDVMEDPQVIDLYENKDNKFDLVMIGYFMNNFQMGIAQKLKVPIVIATSMFQWGVFDSMLGNPADVAYVPAVNVHVNEHGLMDFKQRFSNFITSCFEKLFVYLIEKDNAEAYYYLYGNDSSMPSYEELNRNVSLVLFNSHGISEGPIRPNMPGVIEVGGIQIKDTPDPLPQAMSEFLNNATDGAILLSLGSNIQGKFLNPETVQKMFRVLSKLKQRVIWKWEDVDNTPGKSANIMYSKWLPQDDILAHPKIVLFINHAGRGGITESQYHGKPMLSLPVFGDQPGNADKMVSDGFGLSMSLLALEEKSFRDNVIELLENPKYTQKVKAFSDLFRDRPLTARQTVLYWTEYVLRHHGAPHLQSPLLRLSFVEAHNIDLYAVIIVALVVILFINKIALQLLYRKLTGKSKKNTNVKKTN; encoded by the exons ATGTCTTCGTACGCGGTATTCTTGATGCTCCTTGGGGCAATACTTGTCTCTGGTGCTCAGGGAGCTAATATACTAGGCATATTTAGTTGTCCTAGCCCCTCACATTTGATTGTAGAAATGTCAATGGCAAAAGTTTTAGCCGAGAATGGCCACAACGTGACAGTGGTTACAACTCTCAAGCCTGTTGTGAcccataaaaatattaaggTTATTGAACTACCACCATCAGACGAGGAGCAGGATGCATGGAATAAGATTATGGGTTCCATGATACAGACGGATAATACCGATGCAGGCACAGCTCTACTGCGTATGCGCAGCCAATTGAAGAGTATGTTTGATAAGAATCGTGACGTCATGGAAGATCCTCAAGTGATAGACCTCTACGAGAACAAGGATAATAAGTTCGATTTGGTTATGATTGGATACTTCATGAATAACTTCCAGATGGGTATTGCTCAAAAACTCAAGGTACCCATTGTGATAGCAACTTCCATGTTTCAATGGGGAGTGTTCGATAGCATGCTTGGAAATCCAGCTGATGTCGCTTATGTTCCGGCTGTGAACGTGCACGTTAACGAACATGGCTTAATGGATTTTAAACAACGCTTTTCAAACTTTATAACGTCGTGCTTCGAAAAGCTCTTTGTATACCTCATCGAAAAAGATAATGCCGAAGCGTACTA TTATCTCTATGGAAATGATTCTAGCATGCCATCTTATGAAGAGCTAAATAGAAATGTTTCGCTGGTTCTCTTCAATTCACATGGCATCAGCGAAGGTCCCATTAGGCCAAATATGCCAGGAGTTATTGAAGTTGGAGGTATTCAAATTAAAGATACACCAGATCCCTTGCCCCAAGCGATGTCTGAATTCCTGAATAATGCAACTGACGGTGCTATCCTGCTCAGCTTGGGATCAAACATTCAAGGAAAATTTCTGAATCCAGAAACTGTTCAGAAGATGTTCAGGGTTTTGTCAAAGCTAAAACAGCGAGTTATTTGGAAGTGGGAAGATGTTGACAACACTCCTGGAAAATCTGCGAATATTATGTACTCCAAGTGGCTTCCTCAGGATGATATTCTGGCTCATCCCAAGATTGTGCTCTTCATAAACCATGCTGGACGTGGTGGCATTACGGAGTCACAGTATCACGGAAAACCAATGCTCTCACTTCCAGTCTTTGGAGATCAACCTGGAAACGCAGATAAGATGGTATCTGATGGTTTTGGCCTCAGCATGTCGCTGTTGGCTTTGGAGGAGAAGTCTTTTCGCGATAATGTTATAGAACTTCTCGAAAATCCGAAGTACACTCAGAAGGTTAAGGCCTTCTCTGATTTATTCAGAGATCGACCATTGACTGCTCGTCAGACTGTGCTCTACTGGACTGAGTACGTGCTTCGCCATCATGGCGCTCCTCATCTGCAATCTCCTCTCTTGCGCTTGAGCTTTGTGGAAGCACATAATATTGATCTCTACGCTGTGATTATAGTTGCTCTTGTAGTTATCCTATTTATAAATAAGatagctttacaattactcTATAGAAAATTAACCGGAAAGTCAAAGAAGAACACAAATGTTAAAaagacaaattaa